Part of the Papaver somniferum cultivar HN1 unplaced genomic scaffold, ASM357369v1 unplaced-scaffold_31239, whole genome shotgun sequence genome, GTAGAACCCgaatataacttaaccaaaaaactcaaaacttcacattagataaaagtaaaattaccttgcggtattttcagtccatttctttttgtcattgcgtcgttaagtattttcgaatcatgagcagacccttcccatccactgagcacgtatatgaactccaagtcgaagttgcaaaccgctaacacattttgagatgtaattccatgtcgattcCGATAAACGGCTGCATTTATTTTCTCTACCATTACTGGGATATGTGTACCGTCCATAGCTCCAATGCAATCCTTAAAGTAAGGATAAAATCGTGTACTCTCACGAATTTTAAATGGAGTTTCACTTGTTGGCTTAGCCATCATCCTCGGAGCTATAGNNNNNNNNNNNNNNNNNNNNNNNNNNNNNNNNNNNNNNNNNNNNNNNNNNNNNNNNNNNNNNNNNNNNNNNNNNNNNNNNNNNNNNNNNNNNNNNNNNNNNNNNNNNNNNNNNNNNNN contains:
- the LOC113341815 gene encoding uncharacterized protein LOC113341815, producing the protein MAKPTSETPFKIRESTRFYPYFKDCIGAMDGTHIPVMVEKINAAVYRNRHGITSQNVLAVCNFDLEFIYVLSGWEGSAHDSKILNDAM